A single Natranaerobius thermophilus JW/NM-WN-LF DNA region contains:
- a CDS encoding acyl-CoA dehydratase activase-related protein — MNIGIPRALLYYDYFPFWKTFFESLGHKVHISKKTNKEILNKGVKTAVDDVCLPVKVYFGHVLDLVGNVDRVFMPRVVSVDKNTFYCPKLFALSDILISSNTISPESIIDIEINFKKGNWHFAKQLMYLSDLLQSPKYQLWSAFQKAKKNQSIYTNKLKEGQLPSELLSQSIDKNRREILERAPEMRIGVFGHTYNVNDDFINMGLINYLSDCNIKAITCEMYTREELKNGLSLLYKPTFWTFGEEILGAVLRQVETREVDGIIIPVAFGCGPDSLIIEICERECAKHNIPLLILTLDEHTGKSGVITRLEAFIDMLRRRKQAI, encoded by the coding sequence ATGAATATAGGAATTCCAAGAGCTTTACTGTACTATGATTATTTTCCATTTTGGAAGACTTTTTTTGAGAGCTTAGGTCACAAAGTACATATATCTAAAAAAACGAATAAAGAGATTTTAAATAAAGGCGTTAAAACTGCAGTTGACGATGTATGTTTGCCTGTAAAGGTTTATTTTGGTCACGTTTTAGACCTGGTAGGTAATGTTGATCGAGTTTTTATGCCGCGAGTAGTAAGTGTGGACAAAAACACTTTTTATTGTCCCAAACTCTTTGCATTATCAGATATTTTAATTTCCTCAAACACAATCTCACCAGAGTCAATTATCGATATAGAGATCAATTTTAAAAAAGGGAACTGGCATTTTGCAAAACAGTTAATGTATCTAAGTGATTTGTTGCAAAGTCCAAAATATCAGCTATGGTCTGCATTCCAAAAAGCAAAAAAAAATCAATCCATTTACACAAACAAGTTAAAAGAGGGCCAATTACCTTCTGAGTTGTTGTCACAAAGTATTGACAAAAATAGGAGGGAGATATTAGAGCGAGCTCCCGAGATGAGGATAGGAGTTTTTGGCCATACATATAATGTCAATGATGATTTTATTAATATGGGTCTAATAAATTATCTATCTGACTGTAATATTAAAGCTATTACATGTGAAATGTATACTAGAGAAGAACTGAAAAATGGTCTGTCATTACTTTACAAACCAACTTTTTGGACTTTTGGTGAAGAAATATTGGGGGCTGTCTTAAGACAGGTTGAAACTAGAGAAGTAGATGGAATTATTATCCCGGTTGCCTTTGGTTGTGGTCCAGATTCACTTATTATCGAGATATGTGAACGAGAATGCGCAAAACATAACATTCCCTTATTGATACTCACTTTAGATGAACACACGGGAAAATCAGGAGTTATTACACGTTTAGAAGCTTTTATCGATATGCTGAGAAGGAGGAAACAAGCTATATGA
- the spoVAE gene encoding stage V sporulation protein AE translates to MGSYLTAFFVGGLFCIVGQLLLDLTRMTPAHVLVTFVVGGGIASGLNLYEPLIEFAGAGAFIPIASFGNSLVQGAIAEAARFGVIGVLTGMFELTSTGITAAIIFGFFMALIFDPKG, encoded by the coding sequence ATGGGTAGTTATTTAACAGCTTTTTTTGTGGGAGGTTTATTCTGTATAGTTGGTCAGTTATTGTTAGATCTAACTAGAATGACTCCAGCTCATGTTTTAGTAACCTTTGTCGTAGGTGGTGGAATTGCTTCAGGATTAAATCTTTATGAACCTTTAATTGAATTTGCTGGTGCTGGAGCCTTTATTCCGATAGCTAGTTTTGGAAATTCTTTAGTACAGGGTGCAATTGCCGAAGCTGCTAGATTTGGTGTTATCGGAGTGCTAACAGGAATGTTTGAATTAACTAGTACTGGCATCACAGCAGCAATTATATTTGGTTTTTTTATGGCCCTGATTTTTGATCCCAAAGGATAA
- the spoVAD gene encoding stage V sporulation protein AD: protein MSSHAARKKIGQQTSYLQYSPTIKGTGTVVGPKEGNGPLAINFHEITQDELLGMSSWEQAESEFLYRACQHALGNAKLDLNQIDYLFSGDLLNQTVSSNLVAKKLQIPYFGLFGACSTMAEGLLLSSIMVDGGMASNVLTATSSHNKGLERQFRFPTEYGGQRPPYAQWTVSGGGAAIISHQGNGPYVSYVTPGKVMDWGVSDAYDLGSAMAPAAYDTLKQHLSDTGQNVTDYDMIVTGDLGIQGTTMFKELCENDGINVQDNHYDCGVMIFDSNQDVHAGASGCACSAVVTYSYIYNLFQNNKINRALVMATGALHNPQIVQQNITIPTICHAVALEQQKIGDSNG, encoded by the coding sequence ATGAGTTCACATGCCGCCAGGAAAAAAATTGGTCAACAGACTAGTTATCTACAATATAGTCCGACGATTAAAGGTACGGGAACAGTAGTTGGACCAAAGGAAGGGAATGGTCCTTTAGCTATAAATTTTCATGAGATAACTCAAGATGAGCTACTTGGAATGTCAAGTTGGGAACAAGCAGAAAGTGAATTTTTGTATAGAGCTTGCCAGCATGCTTTGGGAAATGCGAAACTCGACTTAAATCAAATAGATTATCTTTTCTCTGGTGACTTATTAAATCAGACAGTATCATCTAATTTAGTAGCAAAAAAATTACAAATACCATATTTTGGGTTATTTGGTGCTTGTTCTACTATGGCCGAGGGTTTACTACTATCCTCAATCATGGTTGATGGAGGAATGGCTTCAAATGTTTTAACAGCCACATCTAGCCATAATAAAGGTTTAGAGAGACAGTTTAGATTTCCGACTGAATATGGAGGTCAGCGACCACCTTATGCTCAATGGACAGTTTCAGGTGGCGGAGCTGCCATAATTTCTCATCAAGGTAATGGACCTTATGTTTCCTATGTTACACCAGGTAAAGTAATGGATTGGGGAGTTTCAGATGCCTATGACCTAGGATCAGCCATGGCTCCAGCTGCTTATGATACTTTAAAACAACATTTATCTGATACTGGACAGAACGTAACTGACTACGACATGATCGTGACTGGAGATTTGGGAATACAGGGTACTACTATGTTTAAAGAACTTTGTGAAAATGATGGAATAAATGTTCAAGATAACCATTATGATTGTGGTGTTATGATTTTTGATAGTAATCAAGATGTACACGCTGGGGCTAGCGGATGTGCTTGTTCAGCAGTAGTTACTTACAGCTATATCTACAATTTATTTCAGAACAATAAAATAAATCGGGCTCTTGTTATGGCTACTGGTGCTTTACATAACCCTCAAATTGTTCAACAAAATATAACTATTCCCACAATTTGTCATGCAGTTGCTTTAGAACAACAAAAGATTGGTGATTCAAATGGGTAG
- the spoVAC gene encoding stage V sporulation protein AC, with translation MIMDKRIQQNYSQLAKEKHPKPPLLKNVLNAFVVGGLICVLGQAIYNLYMYIGYSQEDAVDPAVATIIFLAALATGLGVFDKIAKFAGAGTAVPVTGFANSITSSALEFKREGYVLGVASKMFILAGSVIVYGVVTAFIIGLISAII, from the coding sequence ATGATTATGGATAAACGCATTCAACAAAATTATAGTCAGTTAGCAAAAGAAAAACATCCCAAACCTCCATTATTGAAGAATGTTTTAAATGCTTTTGTAGTTGGTGGATTAATTTGTGTTCTAGGTCAGGCAATATATAATCTTTATATGTATATCGGTTATAGTCAAGAAGATGCGGTAGACCCAGCTGTGGCAACAATTATATTTTTAGCAGCTTTAGCAACTGGATTAGGAGTTTTTGATAAAATAGCCAAATTTGCGGGTGCAGGTACTGCTGTACCAGTAACTGGTTTTGCTAATTCAATAACATCGTCTGCTTTAGAATTTAAAAGAGAAGGATATGTTCTAGGAGTCGCTTCGAAAATGTTTATATTGGCCGGTTCTGTCATCGTCTATGGAGTGGTGACAGCTTTTATTATTGGTCTGATTTCAGCAATAATTTAA
- a CDS encoding dodecin family protein — MDTVKVVELVGESTESWEQAIENAVHEASKTIDNIAGVEVYNMTADVDNGRLVEYKANVKVAFGIKK, encoded by the coding sequence TTGGATACCGTAAAAGTAGTAGAATTAGTTGGCGAATCAACGGAAAGTTGGGAACAAGCTATTGAAAATGCTGTTCATGAAGCTTCTAAAACCATTGACAATATCGCTGGTGTGGAAGTTTACAATATGACAGCAGATGTAGATAATGGTAGATTGGTAGAATATAAAGCTAATGTAAAAGTAGCTTTTGGTATAAAAAAATAA
- a CDS encoding sigma-70 family RNA polymerase sigma factor: protein MRANTHKYHKATDNTIELIKKWQQKGDREARKIIIEENINLVKSVVKRFVGSGIEEEDLTQLGLMGLIKAIDKFDYRKEVRFSTYAVPLIIGEIKTFLRDDHPIKVSRNLKELFNRSKEVKRWLTLKLRREPTISEVADELEVSKEELATAEEANQELISLDKPVSDEHNHESEKALIDTIPDNSFDAKIHNELTIQELLKKLDQKKRRLIVLRYFLEKSQQETGVILGMSQVQVSRMERRILNNLQRDLIDN from the coding sequence ATGAGGGCAAATACTCATAAATATCATAAAGCAACTGATAATACTATTGAATTAATCAAGAAATGGCAACAAAAAGGAGATAGAGAAGCGAGAAAGATAATTATAGAGGAAAACATTAATTTGGTAAAATCAGTTGTGAAAAGATTTGTAGGTTCTGGCATCGAAGAAGAAGATTTAACTCAACTTGGTTTAATGGGATTGATTAAGGCTATTGATAAATTTGATTATCGTAAAGAAGTGAGATTTTCGACCTATGCAGTTCCTTTGATTATTGGTGAAATTAAAACTTTTTTGCGTGATGACCATCCAATAAAAGTAAGTAGAAATCTTAAAGAATTATTTAATCGCTCTAAAGAAGTCAAAAGATGGTTAACTCTTAAATTGCGTAGAGAGCCAACTATTAGTGAAGTAGCAGACGAGTTAGAAGTATCAAAAGAAGAACTGGCAACTGCTGAAGAAGCTAATCAAGAATTGATTTCTTTAGATAAACCAGTATCTGATGAGCATAATCACGAAAGCGAGAAAGCTCTGATTGATACTATTCCCGATAACTCTTTTGATGCTAAAATTCATAATGAATTAACAATTCAAGAATTACTGAAAAAACTGGATCAAAAAAAGAGAAGATTAATTGTTTTGAGATATTTTTTGGAAAAAAGTCAACAAGAGACTGGAGTAATACTAGGGATGTCACAAGTTCAGGTTTCGAGAATGGAACGCCGTATTCTCAATAACTTACAGCGTGATTTAATTGATAATTAA
- the spoIIAB gene encoding anti-sigma F factor, translating to MTTTNNYMELKVSSNSQNESFCRVVVAAFVSRIDPTIEEINDVKTAVSEAVTNSTIHGYPDEIGEIKIIAKIEDDELFLEIQDYGVGISNLNKVKEPLYTTRPELERSGMGFTIMENFMDSVEITSNLNQGTTVRMKKKFSSSIKE from the coding sequence ATGACTACAACTAATAACTATATGGAATTAAAAGTATCCAGTAATTCTCAAAATGAATCCTTTTGTCGGGTTGTTGTGGCTGCTTTTGTTTCCAGGATAGACCCGACCATTGAGGAGATTAATGATGTTAAAACTGCAGTTAGTGAGGCAGTAACAAACAGTACTATTCATGGATATCCCGATGAAATTGGTGAAATAAAGATTATTGCAAAAATTGAAGACGATGAATTATTTTTAGAAATTCAAGATTATGGAGTAGGCATTAGCAACTTGAATAAAGTCAAAGAACCTTTATATACCACTAGGCCAGAATTAGAACGTTCGGGAATGGGCTTCACTATAATGGAAAATTTTATGGATTCTGTGGAGATCACTTCTAATTTGAATCAGGGAACAACTGTGAGAATGAAGAAAAAATTTAGTTCTTCAATTAAGGAGTAA
- the spoIIAA gene encoding anti-sigma F factor antagonist, which produces MEMELKKRGNKLIVKMSGELDHHSSEYFRDVIDNELNKGIFDELILDMSQLQFMDSSGVGVILGRYKKVSSLNGQVIVSGMNSQVTKIAKFSGLLKLVKCYDSLSEVDEKL; this is translated from the coding sequence ATGGAAATGGAATTAAAAAAACGGGGAAACAAGTTAATTGTAAAGATGAGCGGTGAATTAGACCATCATTCATCTGAATACTTTAGGGATGTAATTGATAATGAACTCAATAAGGGAATTTTTGATGAGCTAATTTTGGACATGTCTCAATTACAATTTATGGATAGTTCCGGAGTAGGAGTGATTCTAGGACGCTATAAAAAAGTTTCATCACTTAATGGACAAGTCATTGTCAGTGGCATGAATTCTCAGGTGACCAAAATCGCTAAATTTTCTGGTTTATTAAAGTTAGTTAAATGTTATGACTCATTATCTGAGGTTGATGAAAAATTATAA
- a CDS encoding D-alanyl-D-alanine carboxypeptidase family protein, producing the protein MVRKISLVLVLFLAISLVFQGSTAKTSPEDELEAPVYLLGEPKSGEILLEQDKQEQVYPASITKIMTLLLTMEALENEQIALEEEVIVPREAEDIPGTTIFLQQGEKITVDDLITAIAVGSANDASIAIAKHISGTVDNFVDEMNDKARELGMKNTNFENPHGLHHDEHVTTAEDIFIMASELGKYEEIHDWLEIWLIEDFLQGKKVVEDDEEGIFLSNTNRLVNQYPGCDGFKTGFTEESKHSITATAKQNGERYIAIIMSHEDSDGRFEEAMNLLDYGFANYQTNTILEKGDLVARVKINKGDQEYLPLLVKEELVAVTEESDEIEIEEEHQIPDDLSPPIVEGDKVGEYQISYGNKESQVALIAGEDVKEAGITDHFSRLIKNWMSFWTGEK; encoded by the coding sequence TTGGTCAGGAAAATTAGTTTAGTTTTAGTTTTATTTTTAGCAATAAGTTTAGTTTTTCAAGGATCAACTGCAAAAACAAGTCCGGAAGACGAATTAGAGGCACCTGTCTATCTTTTAGGTGAACCGAAATCGGGTGAGATTCTCTTAGAACAAGATAAACAGGAACAAGTATATCCAGCTAGTATAACTAAAATAATGACATTGCTGCTGACTATGGAAGCTTTAGAAAATGAGCAAATAGCTTTGGAAGAAGAAGTTATTGTTCCTAGAGAAGCCGAAGACATTCCCGGTACCACAATATTTTTGCAACAAGGTGAAAAAATAACGGTAGATGATCTAATAACAGCCATAGCAGTTGGTTCGGCAAACGATGCTTCAATTGCAATAGCTAAGCATATCTCTGGTACTGTAGATAATTTCGTAGATGAAATGAATGATAAAGCTAGAGAACTAGGAATGAAAAACACTAATTTTGAAAATCCCCATGGCCTCCATCATGACGAACATGTAACCACAGCCGAGGATATATTTATTATGGCGTCTGAACTGGGAAAATATGAAGAAATTCACGATTGGCTTGAAATTTGGCTAATTGAAGATTTCTTACAGGGCAAAAAAGTGGTTGAAGATGATGAAGAGGGAATTTTTTTGAGTAATACCAACAGATTAGTTAATCAATACCCTGGCTGTGATGGATTTAAGACCGGATTTACTGAAGAATCCAAACACTCCATTACTGCGACAGCAAAACAAAACGGTGAACGTTATATAGCAATTATCATGAGTCATGAGGATTCAGATGGAAGATTTGAAGAAGCTATGAACCTGCTGGATTATGGTTTTGCTAATTATCAAACAAATACAATCCTTGAAAAAGGGGATTTGGTTGCCAGAGTAAAAATTAACAAAGGTGATCAAGAGTATCTTCCATTATTAGTTAAGGAAGAACTCGTTGCGGTGACTGAGGAATCAGATGAAATTGAAATAGAAGAAGAACATCAAATTCCTGATGATCTTTCCCCTCCCATAGTTGAAGGTGATAAAGTTGGTGAATATCAAATTTCATATGGGAATAAGGAATCCCAAGTGGCTTTAATTGCAGGTGAAGATGTTAAGGAAGCAGGGATAACAGACCACTTTTCTAGATTAATTAAAAATTGGATGAGTTTTTGGACTGGCGAAAAATGA
- a CDS encoding pyrimidine-nucleoside phosphorylase, whose amino-acid sequence MRAYEVIVKKREGGELSSSEIDFLVQGYTRGEIPDYQMSSFLMAAFLQGLNSQETAQLTKSMVHSGEVLDLSRISGIKVDKHSTGGVGDKTTLALAPLVASADLNVAKMSGRGLGHSGGTIDKLEAFLGFTPELSMENFIEQVQKHNLAIVGQTKQLAPADGKIYSLRDVTATVDSIPLIASSIMSKKLAAGTNMIVLDVKVGKGAFMENLEDATALGHEMVNIGKNLGRKTVAVISDMNQPLGRKVGNSLEVQEAIATLKGNGPEDFKELCLNLGAILLNMAEKVTTVTEGKKLLSNKINSGEALAKLEQLVKAQNGDTSGIHNTENLPQAKHYKILTADKSGFITNLDAKKVGLASVNLGAGRATKEDKIDLSVGIELNKKLGDEVSTGDELAKIWYNDEDKLLQAAPILEDAFDISESASGKSLIYGMITENTNPGELDSI is encoded by the coding sequence ATGCGAGCTTATGAAGTCATTGTAAAAAAACGTGAAGGTGGAGAATTATCTTCTAGTGAAATCGACTTTTTAGTACAAGGATATACTAGGGGTGAAATACCTGACTATCAGATGTCATCCTTTTTAATGGCAGCTTTTTTACAGGGATTGAATAGCCAAGAAACTGCCCAATTAACTAAATCTATGGTACACTCAGGTGAAGTTTTAGATCTTAGCAGGATTTCCGGTATCAAGGTTGACAAACACAGTACTGGTGGAGTAGGGGATAAAACTACACTTGCACTTGCTCCTCTGGTAGCATCAGCAGATCTCAACGTGGCAAAGATGTCTGGTAGAGGTCTAGGTCATTCTGGTGGAACCATTGACAAATTAGAAGCATTTTTGGGTTTTACCCCTGAACTGTCAATGGAAAACTTTATTGAACAGGTACAAAAGCATAACCTAGCTATTGTGGGGCAAACAAAACAGCTGGCTCCAGCTGATGGCAAAATTTATTCGTTAAGAGATGTAACTGCTACTGTAGATTCAATTCCGTTAATAGCAAGCTCAATAATGAGTAAAAAACTTGCAGCTGGTACCAATATGATTGTATTGGATGTAAAAGTAGGCAAAGGGGCTTTTATGGAGAATCTTGAAGATGCAACTGCCCTCGGACATGAGATGGTTAATATCGGCAAAAATTTAGGAAGAAAAACGGTGGCAGTGATTAGTGATATGAACCAGCCTTTGGGAAGAAAGGTTGGAAATTCCTTAGAAGTACAAGAAGCCATCGCTACATTGAAGGGCAATGGACCAGAAGATTTTAAAGAATTATGTCTCAATTTAGGAGCCATCTTATTGAATATGGCCGAAAAAGTTACCACAGTTACAGAAGGCAAAAAGTTATTATCAAATAAAATAAACAGTGGAGAGGCTTTAGCTAAGCTCGAGCAATTAGTAAAGGCTCAGAATGGAGATACATCAGGTATACATAATACAGAAAATCTGCCTCAAGCCAAGCACTATAAAATATTAACAGCAGATAAATCTGGATTTATTACAAATTTAGATGCTAAAAAAGTAGGACTAGCCAGTGTAAATTTAGGAGCTGGCAGGGCAACCAAAGAAGATAAAATTGACTTATCCGTTGGGATAGAATTAAATAAAAAACTAGGTGATGAAGTTAGTACAGGTGATGAATTAGCAAAAATATGGTATAACGATGAAGATAAATTATTACAAGCCGCACCTATTCTAGAAGATGCTTTTGATATTTCAGAAAGTGCTTCAGGAAAGTCACTTATTTATGGCATGATAACTGAAAATACAAATCCAGGTGAATTAGATAGCATTTAA
- a CDS encoding purine-nucleoside phosphorylase — protein sequence MDFHKITEAKEYILNQCDEVPSIGLILGSGLGSLADEIENVNYIPYQDIPHFPESTVKGHKGRLAIGKLESKTVMAMQGRFHYYEGYDLKEVTFPVRVMQNMGIDKLIVTNAAGGIDLNFSVGGLMLITDHINFFGANPLRGKNDDRLGTRFPDMTYAYDPELREVAKQAANELDIGLYEGVYLGVPGPSYETPAEIKMARTIGASAVGMSTVPEVIAANHGNMNVLGISCITNMAAGIQDKRLTHKEVEEVTTRVRGEFQSLVRKVLASM from the coding sequence ATGGATTTTCATAAAATAACAGAAGCTAAGGAGTATATATTGAATCAGTGTGATGAAGTTCCATCAATTGGTTTGATTTTAGGGTCAGGTTTGGGAAGTTTAGCTGACGAAATTGAAAATGTTAACTATATACCATACCAAGATATCCCTCATTTTCCCGAATCTACAGTTAAAGGGCATAAGGGGAGGTTAGCAATAGGTAAACTTGAGAGCAAAACGGTCATGGCTATGCAGGGTAGATTTCATTACTATGAAGGATATGATTTGAAAGAAGTGACATTTCCAGTTCGTGTAATGCAAAATATGGGAATAGACAAACTGATAGTAACAAACGCAGCAGGTGGAATTGATTTGAATTTTTCAGTGGGAGGTTTGATGTTAATTACCGATCATATTAACTTTTTTGGCGCAAATCCCTTGAGAGGAAAAAATGATGATCGGCTAGGAACCCGCTTCCCAGATATGACCTATGCCTATGACCCTGAATTACGAGAAGTAGCTAAACAAGCCGCCAATGAACTGGACATAGGACTTTATGAAGGCGTATATTTAGGAGTACCTGGTCCCTCTTATGAAACTCCTGCTGAGATCAAAATGGCTCGAACCATAGGAGCAAGTGCAGTGGGTATGTCTACAGTGCCAGAAGTGATAGCCGCCAATCACGGTAATATGAATGTATTAGGGATTTCATGTATAACGAATATGGCTGCAGGAATTCAAGATAAACGTTTAACTCATAAAGAAGTTGAAGAAGTTACAACTAGAGTTCGGGGCGAATTTCAGAGTTTAGTAAGAAAAGTGTTAGCATCAATGTAA
- a CDS encoding phosphopentomutase has product MQVNRVIVLVLDSLGIGALPDASKYGDEGSNTLKHIADNVSGFYLPNLHNLGLGNIVNFKGLEALEDPLGYYGKMMEQSPGKDTTTGHWELAGNVLDRPFPVYPEGFPSELIEQFENQIGKKTLGNYPASGTAIIKELGKEHEDTGYPIVYTSADSVFQIAAHEEIIPPQKLYDICEIARELLTGEHGVGRVIARPFVGKFPDYTRTENRRDFSLAPPEGNMLDLIKEQGYDVVGIGKVKDIYANKGLTETYPTKSNADGIDKTTELLNENNQGLIMTNLVDFDMLYGHRNDPEGYYKALFEFDNSLPNILASLNDDDILIITADHGCDPLHPGTDHTREYVPILIYNHKLENPTSIGTRSSFADMGQTITDLLNVGATAHGSSFKDQLNFR; this is encoded by the coding sequence GTGCAAGTAAACAGAGTTATTGTCCTTGTTCTTGACAGTCTGGGAATTGGCGCTTTACCAGATGCATCTAAATATGGCGATGAAGGTAGTAATACCTTAAAACATATCGCCGATAACGTATCGGGATTTTATTTACCAAATTTACATAATCTAGGTCTCGGGAATATTGTTAATTTTAAAGGATTGGAGGCCTTGGAGGATCCTTTGGGATATTATGGTAAAATGATGGAACAATCTCCTGGTAAAGATACAACTACAGGACATTGGGAACTAGCCGGAAACGTATTAGATCGTCCTTTCCCCGTATATCCTGAAGGTTTTCCATCAGAGTTAATAGAACAATTTGAAAATCAAATTGGGAAAAAAACTTTAGGAAATTATCCTGCTTCGGGTACTGCTATTATTAAAGAACTAGGCAAAGAGCATGAAGACACCGGGTATCCTATAGTTTATACATCTGCTGACAGTGTTTTTCAAATAGCTGCTCATGAAGAAATCATACCTCCTCAAAAATTGTATGATATCTGTGAAATTGCTCGTGAATTACTAACTGGAGAACACGGGGTAGGCAGAGTCATTGCTAGACCTTTTGTTGGAAAATTTCCGGATTATACCAGAACGGAAAATCGTAGAGATTTCTCCCTAGCACCACCAGAAGGTAATATGCTTGACTTAATTAAAGAACAAGGTTATGACGTAGTTGGGATTGGCAAAGTAAAGGATATATATGCTAATAAAGGGCTTACTGAAACTTATCCAACTAAAAGTAATGCTGATGGTATCGATAAAACAACTGAATTGCTTAATGAAAATAATCAAGGTCTAATTATGACAAATCTAGTGGATTTTGATATGCTCTATGGACACAGAAATGACCCAGAAGGTTATTACAAAGCTTTATTTGAATTTGATAATAGTTTACCTAATATCTTAGCGAGTTTAAATGATGATGATATCTTAATCATCACGGCTGATCACGGTTGTGACCCATTACATCCTGGTACAGATCATACCAGAGAATATGTACCAATTTTAATTTATAATCACAAACTGGAAAATCCAACTTCCATAGGAACAAGATCAAGTTTTGCTGATATGGGCCAAACAATTACTGACTTACTTAACGTTGGTGCAACTGCCCATGGTAGCAGCTTTAAAGATCAGCTAAATTTTAGATAA